A portion of the Pyxidicoccus xibeiensis genome contains these proteins:
- the trpB gene encoding tryptophan synthase subunit beta: MTTETVVGRFGRYGGRYVPETLVPALLELEEAYAKASADPAFGEEVARVLREFVGRPTTLTPARRLTEAWGGAHVWLKREDLAHTGAHKINNTVGQVLLARRMGKKRIIAETGAGQHGVATATACALFGLPCEVYMGALDVERQALNVFRMRALGAVVKPVESGSRTLKDAMNEAMRTWVSQVSDTHYVIGSAAGPHPYPTIVRDFQSVIGVELRKQAQAAFGKLPDAIIACVGGGSNAIGVLHPFIGDAGVRLVGVEAGGHGLDSGQHGASLTLGTEGVLHGSRSLVLQDADGQIQEAHSISAGLDYPGVGPELAHLAKTGRMEVRTATDDEALAAFYEVARTEGILPALETSHAFARGRELARELGAGKYLVINCSGRGDKDVATISARGVPPPTGVKA; encoded by the coding sequence ATGACCACGGAGACTGTCGTCGGACGCTTCGGGCGCTACGGCGGGCGCTACGTGCCGGAGACGCTGGTGCCGGCGTTGCTGGAGCTGGAAGAGGCCTATGCGAAGGCGAGCGCGGACCCGGCCTTCGGTGAAGAAGTCGCCCGGGTGCTGCGCGAGTTCGTGGGGCGGCCCACGACGCTGACGCCCGCGCGGCGGCTCACCGAGGCGTGGGGTGGCGCGCACGTGTGGCTCAAGCGCGAGGACCTGGCGCACACGGGCGCGCACAAGATCAACAACACCGTGGGCCAGGTGCTGCTGGCCAGGCGCATGGGGAAGAAGCGCATCATCGCGGAGACGGGCGCGGGGCAGCACGGCGTGGCCACGGCCACCGCGTGCGCCCTCTTCGGCCTGCCCTGTGAGGTGTACATGGGCGCGCTGGACGTGGAGCGGCAGGCGCTCAACGTCTTCCGCATGCGCGCGCTGGGCGCGGTGGTGAAGCCGGTGGAGTCGGGCTCGCGCACGCTGAAGGACGCGATGAACGAGGCCATGCGCACGTGGGTGTCGCAGGTGTCGGACACGCACTACGTCATCGGCAGCGCGGCGGGGCCGCACCCGTACCCGACCATTGTCCGCGACTTCCAGTCCGTCATCGGCGTGGAGCTGCGCAAGCAGGCGCAGGCGGCCTTCGGGAAGCTTCCGGACGCCATCATCGCGTGCGTGGGCGGCGGCTCGAATGCGATTGGCGTGCTGCACCCATTCATCGGAGACGCGGGCGTGCGGCTGGTGGGTGTGGAGGCCGGTGGGCACGGGCTGGACTCGGGCCAACATGGCGCGTCGCTGACGCTGGGGACGGAGGGCGTGCTGCACGGCTCGCGCTCGCTGGTGCTCCAGGACGCGGACGGGCAGATTCAGGAGGCGCACAGCATCTCCGCGGGCCTGGACTACCCGGGTGTGGGGCCGGAGCTGGCGCACCTGGCGAAGACGGGGCGGATGGAGGTGCGCACCGCCACGGACGACGAGGCCCTGGCCGCGTTCTACGAGGTGGCGCGCACGGAGGGCATCCTCCCCGCGCTGGAGACGTCGCACGCCTTCGCGCGCGGCCGGGAGCTGGCGCGCGAGCTGGGGGCCGGGAAGTACCTGGTCATCAACTGCTCGGGGCGAGGCGACAAGGACGTGGCGACGATTTCCGCGCGCGGCGTGCCGCCGCCGACGGGGGTGAAGGCGTGA